Proteins co-encoded in one Opitutus terrae PB90-1 genomic window:
- a CDS encoding acyltransferase, producing MSNDSAVRDWLRRAKCLAVRLRTGTRVKVRGQGNRVEISRAMLHGVTIEISGRGNELTIGPGARLWGAAIKLRGNNLRCVIGAYCKLRHVRYTVEDDGSRLLVGNESSGTGCSVVVCEGGLVQVGRDCMMSADADVRNTDGHSVLDQLTGRRINPAADVVLGDHVWIGLKAQILKGVRIGEHSIVAAGSVVIRDVPAHTIVAGIPAKPVKTGITWDRLRLPVAAAEPALTVTAA from the coding sequence ATGAGCAACGACTCCGCTGTACGCGACTGGTTGCGCCGAGCGAAGTGTCTGGCGGTGCGACTGCGCACCGGCACCCGCGTGAAAGTACGGGGACAGGGGAACCGCGTGGAGATCAGCCGGGCGATGCTGCATGGCGTGACGATTGAGATCAGCGGTCGCGGCAACGAGCTGACCATCGGGCCGGGTGCGCGGTTGTGGGGCGCCGCGATCAAGCTGCGTGGTAACAATCTACGCTGCGTGATCGGCGCCTACTGCAAGCTGCGGCACGTGCGCTACACCGTGGAAGATGACGGCAGCCGGTTGCTCGTTGGCAACGAAAGTTCGGGCACGGGCTGCAGCGTCGTGGTGTGCGAGGGCGGCTTGGTGCAGGTCGGGCGGGATTGCATGATGTCGGCCGACGCGGATGTGCGGAACACCGATGGGCATTCCGTGCTGGACCAGCTGACCGGCCGGCGGATCAATCCCGCGGCCGACGTGGTGCTGGGCGATCACGTGTGGATCGGGCTCAAAGCGCAGATTCTAAAAGGCGTGCGCATCGGCGAGCACAGCATCGTCGCCGCCGGCTCGGTGGTGATCCGCGATGTTCCTGCGCACACCATCGTCGCGGGCATTCCCGCGAAACCGGTGAAGACCGGAATCACGTGGGACCGACTGCGACTGCCGGTCGCTGCCGCGGAACCCGCGCTGACAGTGACCGCAGCGTGA
- a CDS encoding exosortase/archaeosortase family protein — protein sequence MALSGLPTSRVGLVNASIPLTRLSLGWWLSLGLLAVGWLLVLNQQRLEWTVNPTYAYGWAVPLLAGYLFYERWRSRPRTHSRGERRAWLIVPALLLLAYLPVRVVQEANPDWVKVNWIMAGLMIGMSLSAVFSLSGWRAMLYCAFPILFMMTALPWPVWIEDTLTKSLMHLNASAAAEVLTLAGYPALTKGNMILIGSSWVNVEEACSGIRSLQTAFMVSLFFGEFHRLGWLARGALMLGSFAIAFLLNFGRTVTLTFLGGVGGNELSEKWHDTVGNVVMGLCLLALWLLAEAFQRWRRRPVAVGALPPVPPAHAPFPAWFALAGVLWFAVAEASTLGWYRYHERGAEPPVAWNVDWPKNSPSYREDTLGERSQALLKYNEGTIASWRTENGYRWQMYYLRWLPGRVSKFLAGGHYPTVCLPASGLRLVSETGTFTCQVGALAIPFRTYLFDDNGRDVYVFHAILEDNADSYEQRIVYRQANSTERLNSVLRGERNLGQRVIGVAITGPLDAAEAQQTLQATLQDIVVTSPTSDALASLPHP from the coding sequence ATGGCATTATCCGGCCTCCCGACCTCCCGCGTAGGGCTCGTGAACGCGAGCATTCCGCTCACCCGCCTCAGCCTCGGTTGGTGGCTCAGCCTCGGCTTGCTGGCCGTGGGCTGGCTGCTGGTTTTGAACCAGCAGCGGCTCGAATGGACGGTGAACCCGACCTACGCCTATGGCTGGGCGGTGCCGCTGCTCGCGGGGTATTTGTTTTACGAACGCTGGCGCTCGCGTCCGCGCACGCATAGCCGGGGCGAGCGGCGCGCCTGGCTCATCGTGCCGGCGCTGCTGCTGCTGGCATATCTGCCCGTCCGCGTGGTGCAGGAGGCGAATCCCGACTGGGTGAAGGTCAACTGGATCATGGCCGGATTGATGATCGGCATGTCGCTCAGCGCGGTGTTTTCGCTCAGCGGCTGGCGCGCCATGCTCTATTGCGCGTTCCCGATTCTGTTCATGATGACGGCGCTGCCCTGGCCGGTGTGGATCGAGGACACGCTGACGAAATCGCTGATGCACCTGAACGCGTCGGCGGCGGCCGAGGTGCTGACCCTCGCCGGCTACCCCGCGCTCACCAAGGGCAACATGATCCTCATCGGCTCGTCCTGGGTGAACGTCGAGGAGGCGTGCAGCGGCATCCGGTCGCTGCAAACGGCGTTCATGGTGTCGCTGTTTTTCGGTGAGTTTCACCGGCTGGGCTGGCTCGCGCGTGGCGCGCTGATGCTAGGTTCGTTCGCCATCGCGTTCCTGCTGAATTTCGGGCGGACCGTGACGCTGACGTTCCTGGGCGGCGTCGGGGGCAACGAGCTTTCGGAAAAATGGCACGACACGGTGGGCAACGTCGTGATGGGGCTGTGCCTGCTCGCGCTCTGGCTCTTGGCGGAAGCCTTCCAGCGCTGGCGCCGGCGTCCGGTCGCCGTGGGAGCGCTGCCGCCGGTGCCGCCCGCGCATGCGCCTTTTCCCGCGTGGTTCGCGCTGGCGGGCGTGCTGTGGTTCGCGGTCGCGGAAGCGAGCACGCTCGGGTGGTATCGTTATCACGAACGCGGGGCGGAGCCGCCGGTCGCGTGGAACGTGGACTGGCCCAAGAACTCCCCAAGTTATCGCGAGGATACGCTGGGGGAACGTTCGCAGGCGCTGCTCAAATACAACGAGGGCACGATCGCGTCGTGGCGCACCGAGAACGGCTACCGCTGGCAGATGTATTACCTGCGCTGGCTGCCCGGCCGCGTGTCGAAATTCCTCGCGGGCGGCCATTATCCGACGGTGTGCCTGCCGGCCAGCGGACTGCGGCTCGTTTCGGAAACCGGCACGTTCACGTGTCAGGTCGGCGCCCTCGCCATCCCGTTCCGCACCTATCTTTTCGATGACAACGGCCGCGATGTGTATGTGTTTCACGCGATTCTCGAGGACAATGCTGACAGCTACGAACAGCGCATCGTGTACCGGCAGGCGAATTCCACCGAGCGGTTGAATTCGGTGCTGCGCGGTGAACGCAATCTCGGCCAGCGGGTCATCGGCGTGGCGATCACCGGTCCGCTCGACGCCGCCGAAGCGCAGCAGACGTTGCAGGCCACGCTGCAGGACATCGTGGTCACGTCCCCGACGTCCGACGCTCTCGCCAGTCTTCCCCACCCATGA
- a CDS encoding WcaI family glycosyltransferase, which produces MKILLWGINYRPESTGIAPFNAELAEYFARRDAEISVVTGFAYYPLWRKAPGDRWRLFRREQINGVEVHRCGQFVPARVSTVTRILHELSFGLTSLLRVLLLPRADLYLVVSPPLCLGFFAWIATRLKRSRFIFHVQDLQPGAAVGLGMVKSRGFIRLLYALERFAYRHAAAVSGISDGMMDEFRRKGVPARRRIYFPNWLRGGPSGAAEANDFRARFGLPADHLLAVYSGNLGRKQGIEILLSAAERLARDPATAARPVTVVIAGAGAERAALEARVNALNLPQLRLLPLLSDEDYAAMLQTADLGLITQAPGTGRYFFPSKLLSLLQAGLPVATVADADSELARAVEEGGFGINVLPGQPAELASVLGRLAADRGALERLRERTVWVRRFDAARVLPQFAHNLEQIVTGREPTPALVGQHEPSRL; this is translated from the coding sequence ATGAAAATCCTCCTCTGGGGTATCAACTACCGCCCTGAATCCACCGGCATCGCGCCGTTCAATGCCGAGCTCGCGGAGTATTTCGCGCGCCGCGATGCGGAGATTTCCGTCGTCACCGGCTTTGCGTACTATCCGCTCTGGCGCAAGGCGCCGGGTGATCGCTGGCGGTTGTTTCGTCGCGAGCAGATCAATGGCGTCGAGGTACATCGCTGCGGCCAGTTTGTGCCGGCGCGCGTGTCCACCGTGACGCGCATCCTCCACGAGTTGAGCTTTGGGCTCACCTCGCTGCTGCGCGTGCTGCTGCTGCCGCGCGCCGATCTCTACCTCGTCGTCAGCCCGCCACTCTGCCTGGGCTTTTTCGCCTGGATCGCGACGCGGCTGAAGCGCAGCCGATTCATTTTTCACGTGCAGGATCTGCAGCCCGGCGCCGCGGTCGGACTCGGGATGGTCAAGAGCCGCGGATTCATCCGGCTGCTCTACGCGCTCGAGCGCTTCGCCTACCGGCACGCGGCCGCGGTGTCGGGGATCTCCGACGGCATGATGGACGAATTCCGACGCAAAGGCGTGCCGGCACGGCGGCGGATCTATTTTCCCAACTGGCTGCGCGGCGGACCGAGTGGCGCGGCCGAGGCGAACGATTTTCGCGCGCGGTTCGGCCTGCCCGCGGATCATCTGCTTGCGGTCTACTCCGGCAATCTCGGCCGCAAGCAGGGCATCGAGATCCTGCTCAGCGCCGCGGAACGACTGGCGCGCGATCCTGCCACCGCGGCGCGGCCTGTCACCGTGGTGATCGCGGGCGCTGGCGCGGAACGCGCGGCGCTCGAAGCGCGCGTGAACGCGCTCAACCTGCCGCAACTGCGGCTGCTGCCGTTGCTGAGCGACGAAGATTACGCGGCCATGTTGCAGACGGCGGATCTAGGGCTGATCACGCAGGCACCGGGCACCGGGCGGTATTTCTTTCCGAGCAAGCTGCTGTCGTTGCTGCAAGCGGGCCTGCCGGTGGCGACGGTGGCGGACGCCGACAGCGAGCTCGCGCGCGCGGTGGAGGAGGGCGGCTTCGGGATCAACGTCCTGCCGGGCCAGCCCGCGGAACTCGCGAGCGTGCTGGGCCGGCTGGCGGCGGATCGCGGCGCGTTGGAACGTTTGCGTGAACGTACGGTCTGGGTGCGACGATTCGACGCGGCGCGCGTGCTGCCTCAGTTCGCGCACAATCTCGAGCAGATCGTGACAGGGCGTGAACCCACACCGGCCTTGGTGGGGCAACATGAACCTTCGCGACTTTAG
- a CDS encoding PfkB family carbohydrate kinase encodes MTDARKKSAARPGAASKAPAVVCFGEVLWDCLPRGLFLGGAPINAAYHLSRQGLRALPVTTVGNDFLGEEARRRIAAWGLDVTFVGVDRQRPTGTVSAVLDAAGQAHYEIARHVAWDRIEASGRLRRVSPAPAAIVHGTLALREPPNRLALATLWRTWPDAWRVVDLNFRSPFDTAALSAFALRHAQFVKLNDEELVRLTPGRGHDPAALARRARAFAEHHEIPRVCVTAGSRGAGLWWEGAWFWEDARPVQVRDTVGAGDAFLGGFLGAWLGRGASPERALATAARVGEFVAGCDGATPDYRVDAAGRPLRGRSDAADR; translated from the coding sequence ATGACTGACGCACGCAAAAAAAGCGCCGCTCGCCCCGGCGCCGCGAGCAAGGCACCCGCGGTGGTCTGCTTCGGCGAGGTGCTGTGGGACTGCCTGCCGCGCGGGTTGTTTCTCGGCGGGGCGCCGATCAACGCGGCGTATCACCTCTCGCGCCAGGGGCTCCGGGCATTGCCGGTGACCACCGTCGGCAACGATTTCCTCGGCGAGGAAGCGCGGCGGCGCATCGCTGCGTGGGGCCTGGATGTGACTTTCGTGGGCGTGGACCGCCAGCGGCCGACCGGCACGGTGAGCGCGGTGCTCGATGCCGCGGGCCAGGCGCACTACGAGATCGCGCGTCACGTCGCGTGGGACCGGATCGAGGCCTCGGGCCGGCTGCGGCGCGTGTCGCCCGCGCCGGCCGCGATCGTGCATGGCACGCTCGCGCTGCGGGAGCCGCCGAACCGGCTCGCGCTCGCGACGCTGTGGCGGACGTGGCCTGACGCGTGGCGGGTGGTGGATCTGAACTTCCGGTCGCCGTTCGATACCGCGGCCCTGAGCGCGTTTGCATTACGGCACGCGCAATTCGTGAAGCTCAACGACGAAGAGCTCGTGCGGCTGACGCCGGGGCGCGGGCACGACCCGGCCGCGCTGGCACGGCGCGCGCGCGCATTCGCGGAGCACCACGAGATCCCGCGAGTCTGCGTGACCGCGGGCAGTCGCGGCGCGGGGCTCTGGTGGGAAGGCGCCTGGTTCTGGGAGGACGCGCGGCCGGTGCAGGTGCGCGACACGGTCGGCGCGGGCGACGCGTTTCTCGGCGGGTTTCTCGGCGCATGGCTCGGGCGCGGCGCGTCGCCCGAACGCGCCTTGGCGACGGCTGCGCGGGTGGGGGAGTTTGTGGCGGGCTGCGACGGCGCGACGCCGGATTACCGCGTCGATGCGGCGGGGCGGCCGCTGCGAGGGCGCTCCGATGCGGCGGATCGGTAA
- a CDS encoding HAD-IIB family hydrolase — MASTTPPPIRIFSSDLDGTLLGNPESTQRFKQTWEALPAGNRPLLIFNSGRTVKDTRALVHARKLPEPDFIIGGVGTELFDPKNRPELADFGAQFGEGWDLAKVEEIVGSMPGIERQPPEFLHPYKSSWYWHRVDREKIRALQEKLAAAGLKAAVVYSSLRDLDVLPSRATKGNALVWLCERLQIPLEQVLVAGDTGNDSSMFLIPGVQGIVVENAQPELFEAVVKLPAFVTHQIMADGVLEGLKHFGIIPEVPRPRSLPARERQRGVWKGMLFGPESLRSLSSEDRELIAIGYEKALVALHKNITPLGFSACSLTDNAVTGTDVNYRSIWARDGCFTVVQTIDMDEPEIREAQLQTLRTLLDAISPAGQVPANVRIETREPEYAGIGGICSVDSGLWLINAVYHYVTVTGDLALLEEYQPRLQRVMDWLSAQDSNTDGLIEVPEAGDWTDLFGRSYHVLYDEVLWYRANVCFGRLLEYRRDFDRAADYLRWSQHIAGKIKLSFWPSTGAEHAQRITFADRQTSLGDSQYLLAEITPFSFNWRCDVLGNILAFLTNVIDIERARTAFRFMWGVGVNDPYPVANLYPAVQSGDPDWRPYYTVNLLNLPHHYHNGGIWPFIGGMWVRFIHRLGLQDIARTELVKLARVNQLGKIEPWEFNEWVHGTTGRPMGKAYQAWSAAAYLRACQELHLGAGALTDD; from the coding sequence ATGGCCTCAACCACCCCCCCGCCGATCCGGATCTTCTCTTCGGATCTCGACGGCACCTTGCTCGGCAATCCCGAGTCAACGCAGCGTTTCAAGCAAACCTGGGAGGCGCTCCCGGCGGGGAACCGTCCGCTGCTGATCTTCAACAGCGGGCGAACCGTGAAGGACACCCGCGCGTTGGTCCACGCGCGCAAACTGCCGGAGCCGGACTTCATCATCGGCGGCGTGGGCACCGAGTTGTTCGATCCCAAGAACCGTCCCGAGCTGGCGGATTTCGGCGCCCAGTTCGGCGAAGGCTGGGATCTCGCGAAGGTCGAGGAGATCGTTGGTTCCATGCCGGGCATTGAGCGCCAGCCGCCGGAGTTCCTGCATCCCTACAAGTCGAGCTGGTATTGGCACCGCGTGGATCGCGAAAAAATCCGCGCGCTGCAGGAGAAGCTGGCCGCGGCGGGGCTGAAGGCGGCGGTGGTGTATTCGAGCCTGCGCGATCTCGACGTGCTCCCAAGCCGGGCGACGAAGGGCAACGCGCTCGTCTGGTTGTGCGAGCGATTGCAGATTCCCCTCGAGCAGGTGCTGGTGGCCGGCGATACCGGCAACGACTCGAGCATGTTCCTCATTCCGGGCGTGCAGGGCATCGTGGTGGAGAACGCGCAGCCGGAGTTGTTCGAAGCGGTGGTAAAGCTGCCCGCGTTCGTCACGCATCAGATCATGGCCGACGGCGTGTTGGAAGGGTTGAAGCACTTCGGGATCATTCCGGAGGTGCCGCGGCCGCGCAGCCTGCCCGCGCGCGAACGGCAGCGGGGGGTGTGGAAGGGGATGCTCTTCGGCCCGGAATCGCTCCGCAGCCTGAGCAGCGAGGATCGCGAGCTGATCGCCATCGGCTACGAGAAAGCGCTGGTGGCGCTCCACAAGAACATCACCCCGCTCGGATTCTCCGCGTGTTCGCTGACCGACAACGCGGTCACCGGCACCGACGTGAACTATCGCAGCATCTGGGCGCGCGACGGCTGTTTCACGGTCGTGCAGACGATCGACATGGATGAACCGGAGATCCGCGAGGCGCAGCTGCAGACGCTGCGCACGCTGCTTGACGCGATCAGCCCGGCCGGTCAGGTGCCGGCCAACGTCCGCATCGAGACGAGGGAGCCGGAGTATGCGGGCATCGGCGGCATCTGCTCGGTGGACAGCGGACTGTGGCTCATCAATGCGGTTTACCATTACGTCACCGTCACCGGTGATCTCGCGCTGCTGGAGGAATACCAGCCGCGGTTGCAACGGGTGATGGACTGGCTGTCGGCACAGGACTCGAACACCGACGGACTCATCGAGGTGCCCGAGGCGGGCGACTGGACGGATCTGTTCGGCCGCAGCTATCACGTGCTCTACGACGAGGTGCTGTGGTATCGCGCGAATGTCTGCTTTGGCCGGCTGCTGGAATACCGGCGGGATTTCGACCGGGCGGCGGATTATCTGCGCTGGTCGCAGCACATCGCGGGAAAGATCAAGCTCTCCTTCTGGCCGAGCACTGGCGCGGAGCACGCGCAGCGGATCACGTTCGCGGATCGGCAAACCTCGCTGGGCGACTCGCAGTACCTCCTGGCCGAGATCACGCCGTTCAGCTTCAACTGGCGCTGCGACGTGCTGGGCAACATCCTCGCGTTTCTCACCAACGTGATCGACATCGAGCGCGCGCGCACGGCGTTTCGCTTCATGTGGGGCGTGGGCGTGAACGATCCCTATCCGGTGGCCAACCTCTATCCGGCGGTCCAGTCGGGCGATCCCGACTGGCGGCCGTATTACACGGTGAATCTGCTGAACCTGCCGCATCACTACCACAACGGCGGCATCTGGCCGTTCATCGGCGGCATGTGGGTGCGGTTCATTCATCGGCTCGGGTTGCAGGACATCGCGCGCACGGAACTCGTGAAGCTCGCGCGCGTGAACCAGCTCGGGAAAATCGAGCCCTGGGAATTCAACGAATGGGTGCACGGCACGACCGGCCGGCCGATGGGCAAGGCCTATCAAGCGTGGTCGGCGGCGGCCTATCTGCGCGCGTGCCAGGAGCTGCACCTCGGCGCCGGGGCTTTGACCGATGACTGA
- a CDS encoding glycosyltransferase — protein sequence MTQSILQADSPLPRIAMISTHGYVAAVPPLGAADTGGQVVYVLELAKKLAQLGYEVDIWTRRFEDQPEYDVVNERVRVIRARCGGREFIPKEYLVEHLPEWNEHALRFIQRHKLNYSFINSHYWDAGVAGQHLSEVLDVPHVHTPHSLGLWKQRQMERDYPDDSGKFEKQYNFRRRVHEERKLYLDCHLVVATTPPQLDFLINDYGVPAEKVRMVPPGYDDNRFYAVGDATRQAIRNRLGFSGSVVLALGRLARNKGYDLLIDAFSLVAQREPTANLHLAIGGEDLNEFETKLLAEYQALAAQSPAADRIKFGSFITEEELPDYYRAADMFVLSSRYEPFGMTAIEAMASGTPTVVTVHGGLYRALSFGRHALFADPFDREDLGITMAKIFRHPRLRGRLSRMGAHKARSLFTWTGIAQQLVAAVEHRPSTTVTLDDKEWDEPWNDND from the coding sequence ATGACCCAATCGATCCTGCAAGCCGACAGCCCGCTCCCGCGTATCGCGATGATTTCCACCCACGGTTATGTGGCCGCTGTGCCGCCCCTCGGCGCGGCCGATACGGGCGGGCAGGTCGTCTACGTGCTGGAACTGGCGAAAAAGCTGGCGCAGCTCGGCTACGAGGTCGACATCTGGACGCGGCGGTTCGAGGACCAGCCGGAATATGACGTCGTGAACGAGCGCGTGCGCGTGATCCGGGCGCGTTGCGGCGGCCGGGAGTTCATCCCGAAGGAATACCTGGTCGAGCACCTGCCGGAGTGGAACGAGCATGCGCTGCGCTTCATCCAGCGGCACAAGCTCAACTACAGTTTCATCAACAGCCACTATTGGGACGCTGGCGTCGCCGGCCAGCACCTCAGCGAGGTGCTCGACGTCCCGCACGTGCACACGCCGCATTCGCTCGGGCTGTGGAAACAGCGGCAGATGGAGCGCGACTATCCCGACGACAGCGGCAAGTTCGAGAAACAATACAACTTTCGCCGGCGCGTGCACGAGGAGCGGAAGCTTTATCTCGACTGCCATCTGGTGGTCGCGACCACGCCGCCGCAGCTCGACTTCCTGATCAACGATTATGGCGTGCCGGCGGAGAAGGTGCGCATGGTGCCGCCCGGGTACGACGACAATCGCTTCTACGCGGTCGGCGACGCCACCCGGCAGGCGATTCGAAACCGGCTGGGCTTCAGCGGCTCGGTCGTGCTCGCGCTCGGCCGGCTCGCCCGCAACAAGGGCTACGATCTGCTGATCGACGCGTTCAGCCTGGTCGCGCAGCGGGAGCCGACAGCGAACCTCCATCTCGCCATCGGCGGCGAGGACCTGAACGAGTTCGAGACGAAGCTGCTCGCGGAATACCAGGCGCTCGCGGCGCAATCACCCGCGGCGGACCGGATCAAGTTCGGTTCGTTCATCACCGAAGAGGAATTGCCCGACTATTATCGCGCGGCGGACATGTTCGTGTTGTCGAGCCGCTACGAACCGTTCGGCATGACGGCGATCGAGGCGATGGCTTCAGGCACGCCGACGGTGGTGACGGTGCACGGCGGACTGTATCGCGCGCTCTCCTTCGGGCGGCACGCGCTGTTCGCGGATCCGTTCGATCGCGAGGATCTCGGCATCACCATGGCGAAAATCTTCCGCCATCCGCGACTGCGCGGGCGTTTGTCCCGCATGGGCGCGCACAAGGCGCGGAGTCTGTTCACGTGGACCGGCATCGCGCAGCAGCTCGTGGCCGCGGTCGAACATCGTCCCTCGACCACGGTGACCCTCGACGACAAGGAGTGGGACGAGCCGTGGAATGACAACGATTGA
- the malQ gene encoding 4-alpha-glucanotransferase, with amino-acid sequence MARSASQALPAPADRRVPAPLFHWLNDRLAGVLLHPTALPSAFGVGAFDDEARKLIDFFAEAGIGAWQICPLGPTGYGDSPYQCFSAFAGNPYLVDPAALVTAGLVTEEAVRPLRQLDPDHVDFGALFHQKLPLLFSAYDTWRRDRQRALPYGDFAEFRQRHASWLSSYGLFSALKEHFGGRAWWDWPVEARTLAAARKSPHAAQVADRAEAYEFIQYLFFGQWALIREHARDRGVLIIGDAPIFAALDSADVWAHPELFQLDPKTSRPTAVAGVPPDYFSADGQLWGNPLYDWPAHADDDYAWWLARLRANFELYDVVRIDHFRGFDTYWSIPAGAPNARTGRWENGPGLAFFEALRATLPDAKLIAEDLGELVPSVIALREATGLPGMVILQFAFGSGPDNLYLPHNHRANSVVYPGTHDNDTTLGWYATLGEGAQDHVRRYLRVSGREIGWDFVRAAYASVCRLAIIPLQDLFTLGSEARFNTPGTSQGNWAWRYRREQLNALRNGATSYLRELALLYGREPQKPKPAEPGE; translated from the coding sequence ATGGCCCGCTCCGCCTCCCAAGCCCTCCCTGCCCCCGCCGACCGCCGCGTGCCCGCGCCGCTTTTCCACTGGCTCAACGACCGGCTGGCGGGCGTGCTACTCCACCCCACCGCGCTGCCGAGCGCGTTCGGCGTCGGCGCCTTCGACGACGAAGCGCGCAAGCTGATCGACTTTTTCGCCGAGGCCGGGATCGGTGCGTGGCAAATCTGTCCGCTCGGTCCGACCGGCTATGGCGACTCGCCCTACCAGTGCTTCTCCGCCTTCGCCGGCAATCCGTATCTCGTCGACCCGGCCGCGCTCGTCACCGCCGGGCTCGTCACCGAGGAAGCCGTTCGCCCCCTGCGTCAGCTCGATCCCGACCACGTCGATTTCGGCGCGCTCTTTCATCAGAAGCTCCCGTTGTTGTTCTCCGCCTACGACACGTGGCGCCGCGATCGCCAGCGCGCGCTGCCGTATGGCGATTTCGCGGAGTTTCGCCAGCGACACGCGTCGTGGCTCAGCAGTTACGGATTGTTCTCGGCCTTGAAGGAACACTTCGGCGGCCGTGCGTGGTGGGACTGGCCCGTCGAGGCGCGCACGCTCGCAGCAGCACGGAAGTCGCCGCACGCCGCGCAGGTCGCGGATCGTGCCGAGGCCTACGAGTTCATCCAATATTTGTTCTTCGGCCAATGGGCGCTGATTCGGGAACACGCGCGCGACCGCGGCGTGCTGATCATCGGCGACGCGCCGATCTTCGCCGCGCTCGATAGCGCCGACGTCTGGGCCCACCCGGAACTCTTCCAACTCGATCCGAAAACGAGCCGGCCGACGGCGGTCGCCGGCGTGCCGCCCGATTATTTCTCCGCCGACGGGCAGCTCTGGGGCAATCCGCTCTACGACTGGCCGGCGCACGCCGACGACGACTATGCCTGGTGGCTCGCGCGGCTGCGCGCCAATTTCGAACTCTACGACGTGGTGCGGATCGATCATTTCCGCGGCTTCGACACCTACTGGTCGATTCCGGCCGGCGCGCCGAACGCCCGCACGGGCCGCTGGGAGAACGGCCCCGGGCTCGCGTTTTTCGAGGCGCTGCGGGCGACGCTGCCGGACGCGAAGCTCATCGCCGAGGATCTCGGCGAACTCGTACCCTCGGTCATCGCGCTGCGCGAAGCCACCGGTCTGCCGGGCATGGTGATCCTGCAGTTCGCGTTCGGTTCGGGACCGGACAACCTTTACCTGCCGCACAACCACCGCGCGAACAGCGTGGTGTACCCAGGTACGCACGACAACGACACCACGCTGGGCTGGTACGCGACGCTCGGCGAGGGCGCACAGGATCACGTCCGCCGCTATCTGCGCGTGAGCGGCCGCGAGATCGGGTGGGACTTCGTTCGCGCGGCTTACGCTTCGGTTTGCCGGCTGGCGATCATTCCGCTGCAGGATCTCTTCACGCTGGGCAGTGAGGCACGGTTCAACACGCCCGGCACCTCGCAAGGCAACTGGGCGTGGCGCTATCGTCGCGAGCAACTCAACGCGCTGCGCAACGGCGCCACCAGCTACCTGCGCGAACTCGCGCTCCTTTACGGCCGCGAGCCGCAGAAGCCGAAACCCGCCGAGCCCGGCGAATAA
- a CDS encoding alpha/beta fold hydrolase: MTSSLPGWLARLYPFTPRSFTTPRGARMSYVDEGPRSAEAVLMLHGNPTWSFYYRELITALVPTLRCIAPDHVGMGLSDKPAGYDYSLATRIDDVAALVAQLGLTRVHLVVHDWGGAIGFGFAARHPALIGKLVILNTAAFASRHIPRRIALCKVPVIGPLLVRGLNGFAGPATWMAMHRRALTPDEKRGYLWPYSSWANRVAVSAFVRDIPMSPACRSWATLTEIENALPHFRDRPALILWGGQDFCFNDHFLARWRELLPAAEVQRIADAGHYVLEDAREEVIPQITTFFRGRD; this comes from the coding sequence ATGACCTCTTCGCTTCCAGGCTGGCTTGCGCGGCTCTATCCGTTCACGCCGCGGTCATTCACGACGCCGCGTGGCGCGCGCATGAGTTATGTGGACGAGGGTCCGCGCAGCGCGGAGGCCGTGCTGATGCTGCACGGCAATCCCACGTGGTCGTTCTACTATCGCGAACTCATCACCGCGCTCGTCCCGACGCTTCGCTGCATCGCGCCCGATCACGTCGGTATGGGGCTGTCGGACAAACCTGCCGGCTACGACTACTCGCTCGCGACGCGGATCGACGATGTCGCGGCGCTCGTGGCGCAACTCGGGCTTACGCGCGTGCATCTGGTCGTGCACGATTGGGGCGGTGCGATCGGTTTCGGTTTTGCGGCCCGACATCCGGCACTGATAGGGAAACTCGTCATCCTCAACACGGCCGCATTCGCCTCGCGGCACATTCCGCGGCGAATCGCGCTGTGCAAGGTGCCGGTGATCGGCCCGCTGCTGGTGCGAGGGCTCAATGGATTCGCCGGCCCGGCGACCTGGATGGCAATGCACCGGCGGGCGCTTACCCCCGATGAGAAGCGCGGATATCTGTGGCCGTATTCCTCGTGGGCGAACCGGGTCGCGGTGAGCGCGTTCGTGCGCGACATCCCGATGTCGCCGGCCTGTCGGAGCTGGGCGACCTTGACCGAAATCGAAAACGCGCTGCCGCACTTTCGCGACCGACCGGCGCTGATCCTGTGGGGCGGACAGGATTTCTGTTTCAACGATCACTTTCTCGCGCGCTGGCGCGAGCTGCTGCCGGCGGCCGAGGTCCAGCGGATCGCCGACGCGGGGCACTACGTGCTCGAAGACGCGCGGGAAGAAGTCATACCGCAGATCACGACGTTTTTCCGCGGCCGCGACTAA